GATCACCGTCATCAGCCTGCTGCACTACCTGTACTGAGGCGATGGTGCGCCGCCAGCGACTGACCGAGAACGACCTGCGCCAATGCCTGCGCCTGGCGGGCGGTGGCGCCCTGGGCCTGTTCGTCTGCAAGCTGATGGGCTGGGACAACGGCTCGTTCTTCTGCGTCTACCCCATGCTGCTGCTGGGACTGACGCCCAGCATCGATGCCCACGTGGTGCGCCAGTTCCTGCTCCAGTCGGTGGTGGTGAGCCTGGAGGTACTGCTGATCCACGGCCTGTTCGGAGACCGTCCGCAACTGATGGCGCCCCTGGCCTTCCTCGCCTTTCTCTGGCGCTTCCGCCTGATGGCCCAGGGGCCGCTTTTCATGTTCGGCGCACTGGGCACCGTGTTCCTGTCCATGCAGCTGCACTTCGCCAGCTACCCGGAAACCCACCTGCTCGACCTCATCGCCAGCAATCTCGCGGCGGCCGCCCTGACGGTGCTCATCGCCTGGCTGATGTTCTGGCTGTTCCCCGACGCCGAGTCACGGCCCGCCCGTTCGGTGCCATCCAAGGACCTGCCGAGCCAGCGCCACGAGGCGGTGCTGGGGGCGAGCCTGGCGACCCTTTCCTTCATGGTGTTCCAGAGCCTGGACCTCAAGGACTCGCTCTCGGCCCAGGTGGCGTCCATCCTCGTGCTCTTTCCCATGCACTGGAACGGCATCCGTTTCGCCGGTCGCATCCGCGCCCTCGGCACCCTGCTGGGCTGCGGTATCGGACTGGCGCTGCAACTGGTGCTTTACAGCCACTACGACGTCCTGCCGCTGGTGACCCTGATCTACTGGACGGCGGCCTTCTGCTGCGCCCGGTTGCATGTGCTGGAGGGCGCGCAGGGCG
This genomic window from Pseudomonas furukawaii contains:
- a CDS encoding DUF2955 domain-containing protein; the encoded protein is MVRRQRLTENDLRQCLRLAGGGALGLFVCKLMGWDNGSFFCVYPMLLLGLTPSIDAHVVRQFLLQSVVVSLEVLLIHGLFGDRPQLMAPLAFLAFLWRFRLMAQGPLFMFGALGTVFLSMQLHFASYPETHLLDLIASNLAAAALTVLIAWLMFWLFPDAESRPARSVPSKDLPSQRHEAVLGASLATLSFMVFQSLDLKDSLSAQVASILVLFPMHWNGIRFAGRIRALGTLLGCGIGLALQLVLYSHYDVLPLVTLIYWTAAFCCARLHVLEGAQGVGFGALTTLAIVFGQYLTPQHDVAYAIAYRLSSVCVAVFMTLVAVFVLHRLLNRFPAFRHASHA